Proteins co-encoded in one Candidatus Kapaibacterium sp. genomic window:
- a CDS encoding metal ABC transporter permease — protein sequence MMGWELFLQGPLFAVFLGNAFIAVGGAVVGTFAVLRREGMLADVLAHAVVPGIGFAYLLSAQKELPMLALGAFLTALAAAGAVELLRRMARLSEDSRLGVVLAASFGLGIVLLTLLQSRQGPDQTGLWRFLFGQAAAVRVEDLPLIVAVTALSLLFVAIAFRELVAMAFDAEFLRALPLPLQWVEVGYRVAVVAITVVGIQSVGALLIVGLFVLPPMAARLWVRRVPGMLVGSVAVALGAVVVGLGLSWNLPYVATGPVIVTAAAGMVLLSHLFAPHRGVLARAWGYGMRWLRRWDEHAHKLLYYGIERSGGECWEGPILRPEYGGSRAGAVLVLVWLWLRGSIRWEGRRRWRVTKLGHRRACQIVRRHRLWELYLERFFGVPADRVHLEAELVEHVLSPEIEERLQELLQQPEHDPHGRPIPPRQNG from the coding sequence ATGATGGGGTGGGAGCTCTTCTTGCAGGGACCACTCTTTGCTGTCTTCCTTGGCAATGCCTTCATAGCCGTCGGAGGTGCCGTCGTTGGGACCTTTGCAGTGCTGCGGCGTGAGGGGATGCTGGCGGATGTGTTGGCGCATGCTGTCGTGCCGGGTATTGGATTCGCGTACCTGCTATCGGCGCAGAAGGAGCTGCCTATGCTAGCACTGGGGGCATTCCTGACGGCACTGGCGGCAGCAGGAGCGGTTGAGCTACTTCGCCGGATGGCACGCCTTTCCGAGGACAGTCGCTTAGGAGTGGTGCTGGCTGCCTCTTTCGGGCTGGGGATTGTCTTGTTGACGCTGCTACAGAGCCGTCAGGGACCGGACCAGACAGGACTGTGGCGATTCCTCTTTGGGCAGGCAGCGGCCGTCAGAGTAGAGGACCTGCCACTCATTGTGGCCGTGACGGCGCTGTCCCTTCTCTTCGTTGCCATCGCTTTCAGAGAGCTTGTGGCAATGGCGTTCGATGCCGAGTTCCTGCGAGCGCTCCCGCTGCCACTACAGTGGGTGGAGGTTGGCTATCGGGTTGCAGTCGTTGCCATCACAGTGGTAGGAATCCAGAGCGTTGGAGCGCTTCTCATCGTGGGGCTGTTCGTGCTTCCGCCGATGGCAGCGCGGCTGTGGGTACGACGTGTGCCAGGGATGCTGGTGGGGAGCGTTGCAGTGGCGCTGGGGGCTGTCGTGGTCGGTTTGGGATTGTCGTGGAATCTCCCCTATGTTGCAACGGGTCCGGTCATCGTGACAGCAGCGGCAGGGATGGTGTTGCTCTCGCACCTCTTTGCTCCGCACCGTGGAGTGCTGGCACGGGCGTGGGGGTACGGGATGCGATGGTTACGGCGCTGGGATGAGCATGCCCACAAGCTGCTCTACTACGGCATAGAGCGGAGTGGTGGGGAGTGTTGGGAGGGACCCATACTACGGCCGGAGTACGGAGGGAGCCGTGCCGGGGCTGTGCTCGTGCTCGTATGGCTGTGGCTTCGAGGCTCAATACGGTGGGAGGGTCGCAGGCGCTGGCGGGTGACCAAGCTCGGGCATAGGAGGGCCTGCCAGATTGTCCGTCGCCATCGCCTCTGGGAGCTGTACTTGGAGCGCTTCTTCGGTGTGCCAGCCGACCGCGTCCACCTCGAGGCCGAGCTCGTAGAGCATGTGCTCTCTCCGGAGATCGAGGAGCGACTCCAAGAGCTGCTCC